A genomic region of Methanomassiliicoccus sp. contains the following coding sequences:
- the pyrG gene encoding CTP synthase (glutamine hydrolyzing) yields the protein MKYIFVTGGVISGLGKGITASSIGRLLKARGLDVTGIKIDPYLNIDAGTMNPFEHGEVFVLDDGGEVDLDLGNYERFLDISLGSEHNITTGKVYRSVIEKERAGDYLGKTVQIIPHITNEIKHRIKKVAEASGADVCIVELGGTVGDIESMPFLEAVRQMNTEMGRGQNCLFVHTTLVPMLGTVGEQKTKPTQHSVKELRSIGIQPDVIVARATEPLEYSIKRKISLFCDVPLEAVVSAADAKSIYEIPIVLEEQGLTDFILRRLGIDRPKKDLSQWREFLDRILYPSSTVRIAIVGKYTHLADSYLSHLEAFHHAGAELGAKIECCFFDSEKVEKDGITKELCCCDGILIPGGFGSRGIDGKIMTAKYAREQRVPYLGVCLGFQIATIEIARNVLGMKGAHTTELDPKTEHPVVDLLPEQRGVTNMGGSMRLGAQKVLVQSGSRAAKLYGMTEIMERHRHRYEVNPDFIERLEAAGWKFTGRSEDGVKMEIGELEGHPFFVASQFHPEFKSRPNDPSPLHVGLVKAALEHKQRLADRHVL from the coding sequence ATGAAATATATTTTCGTCACTGGTGGGGTCATATCTGGTCTGGGGAAGGGTATCACCGCCTCCTCTATCGGTCGCCTTTTGAAAGCAAGGGGTCTTGACGTCACAGGAATAAAGATCGATCCTTACTTGAACATCGACGCTGGGACCATGAACCCGTTCGAGCACGGGGAGGTCTTCGTCCTCGATGACGGCGGGGAGGTGGACCTGGACCTAGGCAATTACGAGAGGTTCCTGGACATCAGCCTGGGGAGCGAGCACAACATCACCACGGGCAAGGTCTACCGCTCGGTCATAGAGAAGGAGAGGGCGGGAGACTACTTGGGCAAGACCGTGCAGATAATCCCTCACATCACCAACGAGATAAAGCACAGAATCAAGAAGGTGGCAGAGGCCTCCGGCGCGGACGTGTGCATCGTGGAGCTTGGGGGTACGGTAGGTGACATCGAGAGCATGCCCTTCCTGGAGGCGGTTCGCCAGATGAACACCGAGATGGGGAGAGGGCAGAACTGTCTGTTCGTCCACACTACCTTGGTTCCCATGCTGGGGACCGTAGGCGAGCAAAAGACCAAGCCCACGCAGCACTCCGTCAAGGAGCTGCGCTCCATCGGTATCCAGCCGGACGTGATCGTGGCCAGGGCCACAGAGCCCTTGGAATATTCCATTAAACGCAAGATCTCCCTGTTCTGCGATGTGCCCTTGGAGGCAGTGGTCTCCGCAGCGGATGCCAAGTCCATCTACGAGATTCCCATAGTGCTGGAGGAGCAGGGCCTCACCGACTTTATACTGCGGAGACTGGGCATAGACCGACCGAAGAAGGACCTGAGCCAGTGGAGGGAGTTCCTTGACCGCATCCTTTACCCCTCGAGTACCGTGCGGATCGCCATCGTCGGCAAGTACACGCACCTCGCCGACAGCTACCTCTCGCACCTGGAGGCCTTCCACCATGCGGGAGCGGAGCTGGGGGCAAAGATCGAGTGCTGTTTCTTCGATTCCGAGAAGGTGGAGAAGGACGGCATAACCAAGGAGCTGTGCTGCTGCGACGGGATCCTGATCCCCGGCGGTTTCGGAAGCAGGGGCATCGATGGCAAGATAATGACCGCCAAGTACGCCAGGGAGCAGAGGGTGCCCTACTTGGGCGTGTGTCTTGGCTTCCAGATCGCCACAATAGAGATCGCCCGTAACGTCCTGGGAATGAAGGGCGCGCACACCACCGAGCTGGACCCGAAGACGGAGCACCCGGTGGTGGACCTGCTGCCGGAGCAGAGGGGGGTCACCAACATGGGCGGATCGATGAGGCTGGGTGCGCAGAAGGTCCTGGTCCAATCGGGCTCCCGCGCTGCCAAGCTATACGGGATGACGGAGATCATGGAGAGGCACCGCCACCGCTACGAGGTGAACCCCGACTTCATCGAAAGGCTGGAGGCGGCGGGTTGGAAGTTCACCGGACGCTCCGAGGACGGGGTCAAGATGGAGATCGGGGAGCTGGAAGGTCATCCCTTTTTCGTGGCCTCGCAGTTCCACCCGGAGTTCAAATCCCGTCCGAACGATCCCTCGCCGCTCCATGTCGGTCTGGTGAAGGCAGCCCTGGAGCACAAGCAGAGGTTGGCCGACCGTCACGTGCTGTGA
- a CDS encoding TetR/AcrR family transcriptional regulator gives MNIILSAMDEFGRSGYQGASMDEISRKAGITKGALYWHFEGKLDLYLAVFDHAMEEYSRSLEKAMASSSEPRTVLEDLATCIFSIYAEDTAVSRFYSSMMMDSKLMGEADIASKTEQIYSEYRKAITDIIENWDVAKKFNGAKLRAASISYIALIEGTALQWMLDKDSFELEREGPQGVELLLDGIEMAIRG, from the coding sequence ATGAACATCATCCTCTCGGCTATGGACGAGTTCGGAAGAAGCGGTTATCAGGGAGCGTCCATGGATGAGATCTCCAGAAAGGCCGGCATCACCAAGGGTGCCTTGTACTGGCACTTCGAGGGCAAGCTTGACCTGTACCTTGCGGTGTTCGATCATGCCATGGAGGAGTACTCGCGATCTCTGGAGAAGGCAATGGCCTCGTCCTCTGAACCGCGAACGGTCCTGGAGGACCTGGCAACCTGCATTTTTTCCATCTATGCAGAGGATACCGCAGTATCAAGATTCTACTCCTCGATGATGATGGACTCGAAGTTGATGGGCGAGGCGGACATAGCCAGCAAAACCGAGCAGATATACAGCGAATACAGGAAGGCCATCACCGATATCATCGAAAATTGGGACGTGGCTAAGAAGTTCAACGGAGCTAAGCTACGGGCTGCGTCAATATCTTACATCGCCCTCATCGAAGGAACGGCCCTTCAATGGATGCTCGACAAGGATAGCTTTGAGCTCGAGCGGGAGGGGCCGCAGGGGGTGGAGCTTTTGCTCGACGGGATCGAAATGGCCATTAGGGGGTGA
- a CDS encoding NAD(P)/FAD-dependent oxidoreductase gives MSSSGRGRRGWSFCSTGSKWPLGGEVTVKKVLIIGAGLAGVSAGCYAQMNGYSSEVFEMHDVAGGVVATWRRNGYLVDGGIHFLMGHRSGTPINAIYKELGIDQTDLYPTMTTFIRFTDEPTGLSIDISNDLEAAKQALMARFSDDRRTIEEIFRGAQKIRRSGGLYEMGLEKAPELMSLGDRLGSTWKARKMVKFMMGRYARPMTEVVREVKDAALKRLILNLFSPQAPEWLVMSVLAMVEDGQIGLISDGCTGFMRPMVERYQALGGVFHFRSRVVKIVVDGGKAVGVRLEDGSEHKGDIVISAADGRSTIYGMLEGRYADERIEERYRAWNPGASLVTVSLGLDRTFQGEPPLQVLALGEPLTSYGSPIGIASLRILNYGTVFAPPGKTLVQVLFEGDWEYWCEMSKDRKAYDASKASLAWDALRIVESQYPGVSGSAEVVDVSTPYTYWRYTGNDHGSIMGWSPPTDQMLKTMPRTLPGLDNFYMVGQWSMPGGSVPTCIASGRQAVQVLCRKDKKVFSLRGAVNPPE, from the coding sequence TTGAGCTCGAGCGGGAGGGGCCGCAGGGGGTGGAGCTTTTGCTCGACGGGATCGAAATGGCCATTAGGGGGTGAGGTCACGGTAAAGAAGGTCCTTATCATCGGTGCCGGGCTTGCCGGAGTGTCTGCTGGCTGTTATGCTCAGATGAACGGTTACAGCAGCGAGGTGTTCGAGATGCACGATGTCGCCGGCGGGGTCGTCGCCACTTGGCGCAGGAACGGGTACCTGGTGGATGGAGGGATCCATTTTCTCATGGGCCATAGGTCCGGGACACCGATAAACGCCATTTACAAGGAGCTGGGCATCGATCAAACCGACCTCTATCCGACCATGACGACATTCATTCGGTTCACCGATGAGCCGACAGGATTATCGATCGACATCTCCAACGATCTCGAGGCTGCAAAGCAGGCCCTGATGGCCAGGTTCTCCGATGACCGAAGAACGATAGAGGAGATTTTCCGCGGGGCCCAGAAGATTAGGCGGTCTGGCGGGCTGTACGAGATGGGTCTGGAGAAAGCTCCCGAGCTCATGAGCCTGGGCGATAGGCTGGGCTCTACGTGGAAGGCCCGCAAGATGGTCAAGTTCATGATGGGCAGGTACGCTCGACCCATGACCGAGGTGGTACGGGAGGTCAAGGACGCGGCGCTGAAGCGCTTGATCCTGAATCTCTTTTCTCCCCAGGCCCCTGAGTGGCTGGTCATGTCTGTGTTGGCCATGGTGGAGGACGGTCAGATAGGCCTCATCAGCGATGGCTGCACCGGTTTCATGAGGCCAATGGTCGAGCGTTATCAGGCTCTCGGAGGTGTCTTCCACTTCAGGTCCAGGGTGGTGAAGATAGTGGTCGATGGAGGAAAGGCCGTCGGTGTCAGGCTGGAGGATGGAAGCGAGCATAAAGGGGATATCGTCATCTCCGCGGCAGACGGCCGGAGCACCATATATGGGATGCTGGAAGGCCGGTACGCGGATGAAAGGATCGAGGAGCGTTATCGTGCCTGGAATCCCGGAGCCTCCCTGGTCACGGTAAGCCTGGGCCTTGACCGGACCTTTCAAGGTGAGCCGCCCCTACAGGTCCTCGCGCTCGGGGAGCCCCTGACCTCCTATGGGAGCCCCATCGGAATAGCATCCCTCAGGATACTCAACTATGGAACGGTGTTCGCCCCGCCCGGTAAGACCCTTGTCCAGGTGCTTTTCGAAGGGGACTGGGAGTATTGGTGCGAGATGAGTAAGGACCGGAAGGCCTACGATGCATCCAAGGCCAGTCTCGCATGGGATGCGCTCAGGATAGTGGAATCACAATATCCAGGCGTATCCGGATCGGCGGAGGTTGTCGATGTATCTACCCCTTACACTTACTGGCGCTATACAGGGAACGACCATGGCTCGATCATGGGCTGGAGTCCCCCCACCGATCAGATGCTGAAGACCATGCCGCGGACCCTCCCTGGCCTGGATAATTTCTACATGGTCGGGCAGTGGTCGATGCCTGGGGGCAGCGTCCCCACTTGCATAGCCTCTGGGCGCCAGGCGGTCCAGGTTCTGTGTCGGAAGGACAAGAAAGTATTCTCACTACGGGGTGCGGTCAACCCTCCCGAATGA
- a CDS encoding ABC transporter permease, which translates to MMRSINIWLAFKESMKGLWPKRIVGLVIVTSIVIVLFGLTFEKGPTQNISVDLVNMDGTVENSSAASVIAILSSGTTVHIVNSYGPSTTEPLIRSLEDLEAGKVEAVIVFGPNFTTDIQTWIVATMGGTTIAPSSLIIYSDSSNPIASAAVQAEVQRGVQAVLATTYEMSSPVKVVNNVVYGAGIDMRDFMAPAIAGLLIFILTLMPGLMSIMNIVDHGTERFSIGERMLAQCLSAFCVGIVLATTILLVLGGFGITMAGDLSVTVMLLALLAMGSAALGQLLASITRRRREATVVVLPLVLYPAILLGGIILPITSIPDYLLPISYLFPLTYSIDGVRLSMLNGFGWDVCWVQVAALIVYTMVCMTIAWWAERRSINDHATSPEDGGISFGRVDRTP; encoded by the coding sequence ATGATGAGGTCCATCAACATATGGCTGGCATTCAAGGAAAGTATGAAGGGGCTATGGCCGAAAAGGATTGTTGGATTGGTGATAGTGACATCGATCGTCATCGTCCTTTTTGGGCTGACGTTCGAGAAAGGACCGACGCAGAACATATCGGTCGACCTGGTTAATATGGACGGAACGGTGGAAAACTCCTCCGCGGCTTCCGTCATCGCAATTTTGTCCTCAGGTACGACCGTCCACATCGTGAACAGCTATGGTCCATCCACCACTGAGCCTTTGATACGTTCGCTCGAGGATCTGGAGGCAGGAAAGGTAGAGGCGGTAATTGTTTTCGGACCAAACTTCACCACGGACATCCAAACATGGATCGTCGCTACCATGGGCGGCACGACGATCGCGCCGTCAAGCTTAATCATCTATTCCGACAGTTCCAACCCCATCGCGTCAGCTGCAGTCCAAGCGGAGGTGCAGAGAGGCGTACAGGCGGTTCTGGCTACCACATATGAGATGTCCTCGCCCGTGAAGGTTGTGAACAACGTAGTGTACGGTGCGGGCATTGATATGCGCGACTTCATGGCACCAGCCATCGCCGGTCTGCTCATATTCATCCTCACTCTGATGCCCGGCCTCATGTCCATTATGAACATTGTCGATCATGGTACAGAGCGTTTCAGTATTGGAGAGAGAATGCTCGCGCAATGCCTCTCCGCGTTCTGCGTAGGCATTGTTCTGGCCACCACGATCTTGTTGGTATTGGGGGGGTTCGGGATCACCATGGCCGGGGACCTATCGGTCACCGTAATGCTATTGGCGTTGCTGGCGATGGGTAGCGCAGCCCTAGGTCAACTGCTGGCCTCCATCACCAGAAGACGCCGAGAGGCCACGGTTGTCGTTTTACCTCTGGTCCTGTATCCTGCGATCCTTCTGGGTGGGATCATCCTTCCCATCACTTCCATTCCGGACTATCTGCTGCCGATCTCGTACCTGTTCCCTCTGACCTATTCGATCGACGGAGTGCGCCTGTCGATGTTGAACGGTTTCGGGTGGGATGTCTGCTGGGTGCAGGTGGCGGCCTTGATCGTCTACACCATGGTCTGCATGACCATCGCCTGGTGGGCTGAGCGCCGCAGTATCAATGACCATGCGACATCGCCGGAGGATGGGGGCATCTCATTCGGGAGGGTTGACCGCACCCCGTAG